The window AGCCAAGGTCAACATAGGTCACTTGGCCTTGTCTGACAATTGACCCGGAGTCCTCTCACTGGTGAGGCGGATCTCCTACCCAGTGTGCGACAAGTCCCATGTGATATCGACTTTCCATTTAGTGGTTTTTAGGTCTAAAAGAATCAGGTTTCCCAGATCAGGTCAAAAGGACAGACTGCGTAGCACAGCTCAAAGACAACAAGAGAAGGATAACTGAAAACCCTCAAGTTGAATTAAGGATAAGGATTAAGGAGGACCCCTTTTGGAGCTACACAGTGGACTGTTGATGAGGTCAGGTCAAGGATTGAGGTCACATGAATGTGAACCACATCACAACGACATTCTGAAGATGATGCGAAGGAGATATCGTAAACTTAAAAGCAGAGTGGCGTAAAGTCTCTCTTGGAAAATGATGCTAAAGACTCATCTCTTTGGGGGATGGGACCTGCTGACCCGTGACCTTTGCTTCACCAGGTCAACTCCTAACATGCATTTATGATAATGTGAGCCATAAAGTCTAGTGTATAGGACACTTGGCACTCGAGTAAGAGAGCTTAGGTCAGATTCTCAGGCAAGATCAAGCGACTGAGGCATGACCCGTCACAACACACCACGCCTCTTGAGCCAAATGAAGCAGGTCATACCCAGGGCATCGGGGGGCATTaagtgtgaggaattcctctcacaacgattttattttctaatgttttatgtattcactagtttccatgctatttgtcttttattatagtcaaggtcctttaaatatactcggagaggtcggctcatccGCGAGCGAAAATAAGTTCcctctgcgcatgacgtcacgctacGAACAGTCTCCCCTGACAGCACTGACTCTGACATGTATATGTAGTAACACGATGCAAGGATACCTTTCCAaaaaagatacttcttaagatgtaaatagttctttttttttttttacttagagtACAGATTTTCCTTATGGCAGACCATACATCaaagtttcataataaaattcaatATCCCTACCTAGCAAAAAGTTTTTCAATCTGTATTTAAAACTAACTGCACTGGGATGATCATGAGAAACCCTCATCTGCCTAATGCATCCATAAAAACTTTCAAGACAGTCTTGATTTAATCTCCgtgtcataataaaagaaatgtcatgACTCTGTTTTAGCATGTTATGTAGCCAAATCATTGAGTGGCAAGATAATATCACACTTTTTTGGAATttgtaaaggtaattaaattttgGGTTTTACTCTCATTCCCAGCATAGTTTCGACCATTTTTGTAGAGCACTTTTCTGGCTATCCAAATTTATCCTAAATGCATTGCGGGCTTTCATGTCACCGAACATCATAGAGGAATTCATGACATCGAACCATTCATTCACTGTAGCTATAAAATCGGCAGTTTCGTTCCAATTGTTGCTCTCTAGTAAGCCCCTTTCTCCcaaaaaatacaatgccttaGCACATGATTTTGAAAGTAGCTGTACAGCATACTTTACACGCTGTCTTTGTAAGCCACTTACGTTGatatgtgtttcattaattttatatgctaaggcatactctgatacggttttcattagcatttcacgGACATAGGCATCAGATACACTATTTCCATTTCCCATAAGAAAACCCTGGTCCAGAAAATGATTTCTAATTAACTTTATCAAATGGGGAGCATCAGCAAATATGAAGACATTTCTGTCAGTCCATGGGTTTTTAAAAAAAGACTTCCAGCTTCCCGTCAAACCTCTTAACATAACCACTTGAACTTTATCATGAGGCTCTTACAAAACGTCCATCCCTTTGTCATGACTCCACTTACTAGCAATATTCATTCCATCAAATGAAATAACGGCAAGTTTTTCTATTTCCGCCATTGTTTCTGGTTTTGCCTTCATCAGTGACAGAACCGACTGCAAAATACCCGGCGCACATTTCAGAGTTTGGGCTCGTTTGTTCAGTGTACTTTTTGATGGCAGAGGAAATCCTCTTTTAGTTCGCAAATATGAATAGCAATTGTACTCATACTTCTGAGAGTGAAAGCTGACGATATGTCTTCATCGCTCCATTGACTGACAGGCTTATTAGTTATGAGAGCATTTATCTGTGTTGTACTTAGCACAGGTTGAAATAACTTGTTAATTTCATTTAATGTGAACTTAGGTTCTGTCACTTCCATTTCCAAAATAACCAGTTTCAGGAGTTCTTGATTGGTCTTTTCCAaatgctctatttttttctttagctcttACACTTCCTCTACTCgtttaattgtattttgttcagaaCTCTCTTAAGGCTGTGCAATAATTTCTTGAACAGAGACTTCTGGAGAAACTTCATTGGTCTCTGAATGACAATTCTCCATTTCACATAACATTTCCCGGGCTGTCCTCTTGAGTCCTCGGTTTATGGCTCGTGCATATCTATCCTGTTCATTTTCAGATACATTGCTACCTGAAAAGACAGTGTTGCATTTCAGATTTTATGAAATCACAACAACAATTTCTATACTTAAAGaacaaaaaactgaatatattttatatatttaatggttacttaaAGACAATGGCAGAGAACTTTAAATTGATAGTCTAATGCAATTTACTTTTCGTAGTTAGGAGTCACAGAAggtaaaatattttaggaaaatagAGTCGAAAGGAAGAAATGTATCATGCAGGATTTTGGCCAATTGCTCAACTTGTAACTTaccattaggtaaaaaaaaaaaaaaaaaaaaagggggatggCACAGCCTCTTCCTTCAGTGCACGTTGATTTTTGGGTTTTTCAGTTCCCAGGAGTCGGTACTTCATGTCATCAGCATAGTCCTCTGCTTTAAAATGGAACAAATTAGAGCACGCTTCCAGTTAACATCGTCTGCACGTTTGCAAGCATGCAtccatttcttcttcgttttttcttcttttgggaaactaaaatatCGAATACCCATATTAATggtctttttgttattattatggcatccaaatacagcacaaacggaagGCATGGCTGCTGGAATTTAATAAACGTGACACAGATCAAGTAAGACTACCTCTAGTCAGGTCAAACCTCGGCTACCGTCTCCGAAACGCGACGTCACAAAAGCTCCGCCCACATGCGCGTAGCtcactgatgagccgacctctccgagtatattAGTGTcggtctcataagaaattattgattgattttcactacgtattgccgtctgtcaggtaatcgacagataGGAACTGTTACTGTATTtctattcatgtgaaaaccaaatgtattcgcatgcccatatattttgtaaagatatgtacgtctacattgcatgacataataagggtgaaagaaccacatctactcgagaatgacactcttaacattgttttatctgattttgctatgttctggTACGTAATATCTGTGGTGCGGTTATCACCGAaaggatggttttacacaaagacatagtcttttgacataaccgtcagtagacgttttagtaacgaagtataattactgttttagttataattcatttgtctttatatatgtgaaattgttcttggtgaatgttttgcgcatattacgtatggtaagagctgaaggtgttattgggtcttgtttgtgcctctccccagagaagccattaggagaggtcaagagatcgggaggggaaaggaagggtagtagttcgcccctctgaacgctcctttgcgtgcccctctaggggtgtgtatgcgtatgtgcgtattacactgtatgggcgtgatatcgcccaaaattgtattgacacacactaCCAATTAATtgactacatttaataaatatgttgaagttgcgcactattatatttggaatttatttttgacaacgaacttgataattattgtaaagttttttatgttcatgaaaaccttgtaagtcagttctaCATTCGTAGTAATTGTAGAATttctctcttttccccaacaaaacccgaatgcaggacggaatgAACAGCTTCtaggctcaacttttgaggtgaacTGTTACCcagattcttttaattttgtcgtaatttgtctcatttgagtgccattgatttacaattccacttgagttattaatttcatttgtcactcaTATGTTATTACTccttgatatgtttaacttttagttattaaattaattttaactttacatttatcaaatgcgtttcaatatccctcaattttatttcaactttcctatgtttcagttttgtggatggtgaatataaattgatctgataaacctttattgtgtccatactttaaggttatgcaaataacttttagaaacgagataacacagcggtcctctaaggtctgaaaatcaacccgtgagtatCGCAacattgagagaagagagagagagagagagagagagagagagagagagagagagagagagagagagagaggcctgctcagtaagtgaaagtacttaattgtggtactattcattaatgatattggtgtgttatcctcgctaataatgaattgggttgagagatatctccccgtaatttagaaaccgcaaagggagttttgtgaaGTTGTTACggaaggcttttagcggtttttgaccaagtaacaacgttaagcatataatggagtccactataagtccatctttttcgccacattAGGGCTCCACCCTCATCCCAAAATACAAAACAGCGGCCAACCCAATTTATAAAGATGGAAGAGCGCCCTCTGGAGGTCCTTCGTCCTGAGCTGTTCCGCTGTTTCTGGACACCTAGGCAGACGAAATGGAGTAGGCCTGGGCGTCCTTTGGGCGCTTGGGATGCCTGGATGGTCCTGGGGAGGACATTAGAAGGACTTACAATTAAATACAGATTGTCTTGAAGGATTGATAACATGGTACTATCTACAGTTCCGTGTCAATAGGCCTCTTTAACTAGACCTAAGGGTATTTTCCTGTAGCTCCTTTTTTTAAAGATACCTCCTATCataaggaaaatctctctctctctctctctaatggaaattctctctctctctctcttccgtgtcGTAAAACGCATGCAAATGCAAGCGTCATCCATTATTCATGTAGGCTCCACGATATTTCGTGAACTGGTCCTACTCCTCCCCCCTCACACCCAAAGCAAACGTGTGATTCAgcggtcagctctctctctccgttaccaaaatatttatttattttatcgtatatttttgtttattgaattttaaatgcctttgtttgtacttttatttatttaaaaaatattatatctataatctacGACCCACAGCAACTGACCTACTACCACGTACcatcaaagcgagagagagagagagagagagagagagagagagagagagagagagagagagagagagagccgctcaAAGTCCATAACCCGCAGCTAACACCAGGATTGTAATCGTACATCTGCCAGCATCGCTCCTATAGCCGAGTTGCTCACTttgattatattcatttatttttaagcaaATAACGAAGGCATTTagataaaatttattaatattaaataattaatatttattttcgaaGAAAAATCATCAAGTAATACAcgagatattttatattttaataataaaaaataataataattggctaAACGTCAACCGGAACGTACCCAGCTGATCTGCACCATGCCGAGTGAAGCTTTAGTCTCTCTTTAGTGATATAGTGACTTATAGTGAGTGTTTGACTTATAGTTTAAGTGCATTTTACATATACAAGTCACTTCTAAACACTATTATGCTCGTTATTGTGATTGGGAAACAtatacattgattttttttttatgtgaaccaACGAACGCTGCCAAATGACTCGAGTTGCCAACTATAGTGAAGCATTATAGTTAATTGAATAATTAATGTCTATAGTTTtggataaataaatttcatagttggtaattaatgaaattatttcatatgtaaataaaatgtcttCAGGTGGCGATAAGGTTCGGGGAAGTAATCTTAGGCTACCTTCGGACTACGGCTGTAACTGGATTATACCagttatgtgtgagagagagagagagagagggaggagagagagagagagagaggcaacgttAAAATTCAGATCATACTCTATCTCACACACTCACAGACACGCacacgagagagggagagagagaggcaaccctAAAACTcaaataatattctctctctctctctcccacacataCAAACGAGAGAATCTTAATTAAttccctctcacacacacaaacacactagacagagagagagagagtctgatttAGGCTAAATTTCTCTCCCTCTTACacacacgaaagagagagagagagaatcttatttaattctctctctctctcacacacacacaaacacagcagAGCGAGTCTGATATAggctaaatttctctctcttacacacacacacacgagagatatttaaatccaatttttgcctctctctctctctctctgagtacctATGTATATGGCAGATCGCGATGAACGTCTCGTCTCCTCTAAGAAGACGAATCTCCTGTCTCCTGAATCACTTCCAATCGTCCAaaaggtgagagagaaagagagtgggaCGATCATCCACTCATTTATAACTATAGTACATAGTTCACTATACCTATAAGCACTTTTACGCACTTTTGTAAGTGAGAATAACTTAAAAGAAAAGTGACTAAAGATGGAGATTAATCGCATAGAGTTAAAGTCATAATTATTGTAGTACGATACTTTATAGgaattatttctctctcaaaTCCTTCTTCAATTATAGtataagattttatttaattattatatattctttatttttaattgcaattacttttatatatatctatatttatttttgggCACCCTCACCTACCCGATAGTGCCCATATTTTAACCACACGTGGCATATCCTCAGATTTGGGGTACATGGAGAATTTgtagatgggggtggggggttatggTGGGtccagcattaaaaaaaaaagattgtgggTAGGGGgtacatttgaaaataaaataaaaatgccctTAGGTCTAATCAAATAGTCTATCAATACGGAACTGTAGCACCATGTTATCAAGCCTTCAAGataatctttatttaattttgtccTTCTGATGTCCTCCACAGGACCCTCCAGGCATCCCAAGTGCCCAAGGACGCCCAGGGGGTGAGATGGCTGCAGCCCGCAGGAGCAGGAGCCAAGAGAATGGAGCTGGCCCACCGCCTAGGCCTACTCCACTTCCCCGTCTGCATAGGCGTCCAGACAGCGGAACCTCTCAAGACGGAGGACCTCCAGAGGGCGCTCTTCCATCTTTACAAGTTGGGTTGGCCGCTGTTTTGTATTTTGGGATGAGGGTGGTGCCCTAATGGCCCCCGATGCCCTGGGGCTCAAGAGGCGTGGTGTGTTGTGACGGGTCATGCCTCAGTCGCTTGATCTTGCCCGAGAATCTGACCTAAGCTCTCTTGCTGGAGTGCCAAGTGTCCTATACGCTAGACTTTATAGCTCACATTATTATAAATGCATGTTAGGAGTTGACCAGGTGAAGCAAAGGTCACGGGTCACCAGGTCACATCGCCCAAAGAGATGAGTTTTTAGCATCATTTTCCAAGAGAGACTTTACGCCACTCTCCTCTTAAGTTTACGATATCTCCTTCGCATCATCTTCAGAACGTCCTTGTGATGTGGTTCACATTCATGGGACCTCAAATCCTTGACCTGACCTCATCAACAGTCCATTGTGAAGCTCCAAAAGGGGTCCTCCTTAATCCTTATCCTTAATTCAACTTGAAGGTTTTCAGTTATCCTTCTCTTGTTGTTCTTATGCTGCGCTACGCAGTCTGACCTTTTGACCTGATCTGGGAAACCTGATTCTTTTAGACCTAAAACACAACAAAATGGGAAGTCGATAATATCACGTGGAACTTGTCACACAGTGGGTAGGAGATCTGCCTCACCAGTGAGAGGACTCCGGGTCAATTGTCAGACAAGGCCAAGTGACCTATGTTGACCTTGGCTGTCAATTATCAATTTGGGGTTTAGGTAGGGGATTTGCTAGGGTGAATTAGGGTAATGGGTCTACTAAACCTTTTCCTAAATTATTAATCCTAAATTATTAGATGGGAAGTGGAGAGTAACAGtcatatggctctctctctctctcttgtcaatcACTGTAAGTAGTGATGAATAATGTATAACCTGTCCAAACGGTCATGAAAATTGCCTCATTCATCATTCAAAAGCGCCACTTTGATGATTACTCGAAAGATTCATCACAAGAGATGTAATATCGACATCATTCGATCTGCGAATATCTGATTCAATCTGAATATTGCTGTTTAATCCTTATCATAACATGAAGCATTCATCACGAAATGTTCAAATTATTTAATTCTTACTTTCAGCAAAATTCAAACTCTGCGGACATGCTTTCGATATCGTGACGGGGAATTGTGGATATGCGAGATGGAAGGCAGGAAGATTGACTTCCAGGTGAGTTGAGCATCAAGGGTGTGGCCCAATGGAATGCCCCAGGGGAATGCCCCAAGCAGAGGTACTGAAGTTCATAACcttataagaataaagaaaatggtcTATTACTTTCGTACTATAATACACTTTGTGTTATCTCTCTCACAATATCCATTACTCTGTTGATTCTCTAACGATTCTTCATTTTTGCTCTCTCCACACTTTCACTCACTTAAAACAACTGGCTCTTTTCTACCTAAGTTAACTGGTGTTCACAGGCTCcacaaatattaaaagaaaaataactctaATGTCACAGAAAGTTATATAGGCCTAGAAGTTTTTCTCGTTTGGCTTTTGATAAACTTCTTGTAAGTGTTAAGACACTTGACTAAATCTGATTGATGTAACattcaagtaattttttaaattactttgaaaaaagtATTATTTGCCACAGTTCTTGAAAGTCTAAAAGTAATAAATCAAACATTCCACTGCCTCCTCCACAGGAAGTGAGTGGAGACAATCTAATCGAGGAATTAACTGCTCTGATGAGCCGTACCTACACTCAGAATGAGGACGGACCCCTGTGGCGCGTTAGACTCATGCGAGGGCAACTCACTCCCACACACGAATGTCATCCTGGGTTCCCGCACCAGTCAACCCTGCTCATAAGCCTCCATCACGGCATCACCGATGGCAATGCTTCCTTCTACATCTTTCTGGTGCTGCTAAAAATCCTGGAAGAAGTCATTGGTGGGGTTCCCATAGATGACGAGGAACAGGTAGGCATCATCGCAAACGACGAGCAGACACTCTCCTTAAAGAACGAGATCAGGGAGTATCTGGAAGAACATCCTGATGAGGTGGAAGAGTTCGCCGAGAGGAATCTGCAGTCCGAGTTCACGCCTCTGCTGTACAAGGCGTTTGGCTTCCCACAGGACCCTAAGCCGACTACACGTTACCTGATTAGCAGCTTGGGGGCGCCAACCCTCAGAAAATTTCATGAAAAGTGCAAAAACGCTGGTGTGACCTTCAACTCTGGGTTTGTGCTGGCCGTGAACACGGCCTTGGTCGAACTCGCGCGAGAGGCCGGAGTAGATTGCGACAGCCACAGCATCCGAAGCAGACACACCCTCAACCTCCGCCGTTACTGGGAGAAACACAAGACGTTCTCCTTCGGCTGCCACATCGGTAGGATGCTCCAGACGACAATCACTCCTCCGTACGACAAGGACGCTTTCTGGGACCACGCGAGGACGCTGGACACTGAAATGCGAGAGAAAGTGAAGACCAAACACGTTCTCAAGGAAGAGGTGGTGAGGGAGGTGAAACGTATAGCCGAGCCTGCCTTCAAGAGAGACGCTCCAGTGCCAATTGACTGCGACTACGCCATCTCCAACGCGTTCATCCCAGGGGACTTCGACGCGTGGAGGGACAACAAGCATGTCAGGGGAGGCGGGATGTTGTCCTTCATTCAGATGGAACTCACGCAGAGCATGACGTTCCATATAGTGGCCAGCGTCTCTGGGGCCATGTCGTACACCATCAGTTACTCCACTTGGCACCTCACAGACGAAAACGCTCTCAGGTTCCTGAAGAAGGTGGAGAGTGTTGTCGAAGACTTGGCGACCTGAGTTTAAGGAAatttaataaaatgttaattCCTTGAAAAATACCTAATAGTAATTAATCCTTTCCTTTGAGAACTGGGTAatgttaaaaacttaaaaaaagagaTTCTTAAACAATATAGTGGCTTAATGAAGAAGGGTTTTGAGGTGAGGTTTCTTAGGCCCCAGCTCTCCTTTACCCAAATTgtatattcatgtgtatatatgtataaataacatataaactaGCTGACCAATCCGGCGCTGCCCgggtaatctctgaatgacaaaagataaaactctctctctctctttcattcctgttagatagttgcttcagttacattgcccaacaTTATGACACTACGTATCACCACTTCTCGCCCATCCCCCAACGTTTCACCCATTAGGGTTGAAAACTCTGAcgttgaagggcatcgggagtggtCTCCTGGTTCATGTTCCAGTCAACCTTAAAAAAACTATCGGGAATTACACCCTTCTAAAATTCTGCAGTTTTTTGGTTacttttttgaaatattcaccacattcccaccccttctcatgggcccccttcctatcagggagTGCcgctattcttctcagcgactttgaagactatggattagacactaatatccgttgttcttggtaatttttacatttcaccctctttacccaaccaatggtcTGAGTTTAATGCTGTTTTCATTATGACCTTTCCCCGGTTTGAtattagcttatatttaaaatctcgtcaaaatcggtcaagaaatgtgaaTTTGTgtgttcatacacatacatacatatagataggtatattaCATCTCCctgcataaatgaaaaaaaaaatatataaaccagTTAAATTAAACCTCGACATTCATTTTTCTGTAGATAAACT is drawn from Macrobrachium nipponense isolate FS-2020 chromosome 47, ASM1510439v2, whole genome shotgun sequence and contains these coding sequences:
- the LOC135204912 gene encoding uncharacterized protein LOC135204912; translation: MNVSSPLRRRISCLLNHFQSSKRTLQASQVPKDAQGVRWLQPAGAGAKRMELAHRLGLLHFPVCIGVQTAEPLKTEDLQRALFHLYNKIQTLRTCFRYRDGELWICEMEGRKIDFQEVSGDNLIEELTALMSRTYTQNEDGPLWRVRLMRGQLTPTHECHPGFPHQSTLLISLHHGITDGNASFYIFLVLLKILEEVIGGVPIDDEEQVGIIANDEQTLSLKNEIREYLEEHPDEVEEFAERNLQSEFTPLLYKAFGFPQDPKPTTRYLISSLGAPTLRKFHEKCKNAGVTFNSGFVLAVNTALVELAREAGVDCDSHSIRSRHTLNLRRYWEKHKTFSFGCHIGRMLQTTITPPYDKDAFWDHARTLDTEMREKVKTKHVLKEEVVREVKRIAEPAFKRDAPVPIDCDYAISNAFIPGDFDAWRDNKHVRGGGMLSFIQMELTQSMTFHIVASVSGAMSYTISYSTWHLTDENALRFLKKVESVVEDLAT